From the genome of Syntrophorhabdaceae bacterium, one region includes:
- a CDS encoding XRE family transcriptional regulator, whose protein sequence is MDEKKIVENIKKVRLNRQMSLGQLAKRSGLTKGYLSKIENSHKAPPFSTLVKIAKALDIDIALLIPGDTKPKAPGNMKMCIVRAKERKGINPKINGRDFYYESLAYKKHGKSMEPFIVMPSFDKKMRHFTHDGEEFMHIFEGLFELVYGGKTYILEKGDSIYFDPSVPHYGRSIGKKRAKVLVVLYSPKQS, encoded by the coding sequence ATGGATGAAAAAAAGATAGTAGAAAATATAAAGAAAGTACGACTAAATCGTCAGATGTCATTGGGACAGTTGGCCAAGCGAAGCGGACTGACAAAAGGTTATTTGTCAAAAATAGAAAACTCACACAAGGCACCCCCTTTCTCTACGCTGGTAAAGATTGCCAAAGCCCTTGACATTGACATAGCTCTCCTTATACCCGGGGATACGAAACCAAAGGCTCCCGGAAATATGAAAATGTGTATCGTACGAGCAAAAGAAAGAAAAGGCATTAATCCAAAGATAAACGGACGCGACTTTTATTATGAATCCCTGGCCTATAAAAAACATGGTAAAAGCATGGAGCCATTTATTGTCATGCCGTCATTCGACAAAAAGATGCGCCACTTTACCCATGATGGTGAAGAATTTATGCATATCTTTGAGGGGCTTTTTGAACTTGTATACGGTGGTAAGACGTATATACTCGAAAAGGGCGACAGCATTTATTTCGACCCCTCTGTCCCACACTACGGCAGAAGTATAGGCAAGAAAAGGGCAAAGGTTTTAGTAGTTTTATATTCGCCGAAGCAATCATAG